The Streptomyces camelliae genome window below encodes:
- a CDS encoding C40 family peptidase codes for MSGMLLRLACTTAVAAQAVLVPAPAAAVPDPQRSVAQLLTDLQQLYHQTEQATETYNATAEKLTRQRAEVSRLDGELARARLALQDSRADAGRLARQQYQSSSGLGPYVRLLLAPDPEHALDEGHVIGELARERARTVTRLTATEKGRDALARAARQALDIQLTLTDQQKKQHDDVQGKLAGVEHLLAGLSPAQLAAIATLERQSVTAAQQKLATAGALPTARAASPAGERAVRWAMGQIGKPYAWGAAGPDSYDCSGLTAQAWSRAGTPIPRTSQEQWQRLKRIRLSELRPGDLVVYFPDATHVAMYVGDGKVVQAPRPGAAVQVSPLASYPVLGAVRPDQAPATEVR; via the coding sequence GTGTCAGGAATGCTTCTGCGCCTGGCCTGTACGACGGCGGTGGCGGCCCAGGCCGTCCTCGTGCCCGCACCCGCCGCGGCCGTACCGGACCCACAGCGTTCCGTCGCCCAGCTGCTGACGGACCTTCAGCAGCTGTACCACCAGACCGAGCAGGCCACGGAGACCTACAACGCGACCGCGGAGAAGCTGACGCGGCAGCGCGCCGAGGTGTCCCGGCTCGACGGCGAACTGGCCCGCGCCCGGCTCGCCCTCCAGGACAGCCGGGCCGACGCCGGCCGGCTGGCCCGCCAGCAGTACCAGAGCAGCAGTGGCCTCGGGCCGTACGTCCGGCTGCTGCTCGCCCCCGATCCGGAGCACGCGCTGGACGAGGGTCATGTCATCGGCGAGCTGGCGCGCGAACGGGCCCGGACGGTGACCCGGCTGACCGCCACGGAGAAGGGCAGGGACGCCCTGGCCCGGGCCGCCCGCCAGGCCCTGGACATCCAGCTCACGCTCACCGACCAGCAGAAGAAACAGCACGACGACGTCCAGGGCAAGCTCGCCGGCGTGGAACACCTGCTGGCCGGCCTCAGCCCGGCCCAGCTGGCCGCGATCGCCACGCTGGAGCGGCAGAGCGTCACCGCGGCCCAGCAGAAGCTCGCCACCGCGGGCGCCCTGCCCACGGCCCGCGCCGCCTCCCCGGCCGGGGAGCGCGCGGTCCGCTGGGCCATGGGCCAGATCGGCAAGCCCTACGCGTGGGGGGCGGCAGGCCCCGACTCCTACGACTGCTCGGGCCTCACCGCCCAGGCCTGGTCCCGGGCGGGCACGCCCATTCCGCGCACGAGTCAGGAGCAGTGGCAGCGGCTGAAGCGGATCCGGCTGAGCGAGCTGCGCCCGGGTGACCTGGTGGTGTACTTCCCCGACGCGACGCATGTGGCGATGTACGTCGGGGACGGCAAGGTCGTGCAGGCGCCGAGACCGGGCGCGGCCGTCCAGGTGTCACCCCTGGCGTCGTACCCGGTGCTCGGTGCCGTACGTCCGGATCAGGCTCCCGCCACCGAGGTCAGGTAG
- a CDS encoding protein phosphatase 2C domain-containing protein, translating into MRSDLVSEPGDTNRPNEDFAGVGLPASGQGGCVIVLDGVTPPRGETGCLHSVPWFTARLGGALTELTVSGRDLTLPEVLSRAIARTAEAHAGTCDLSHPRTPQATVTLARWAADAVEYLVLSDSALLLKAPDGTVTPVLDDRLARLPRSALATDALVDANLRNKEGGFFTAAAEPAVAARAVTGTVPRGEVRALAALTDGATRWTEKFREGDWTALFDIVEKEGARSLLDRVRELETADSEQRAFLRRSKTHDDATVVYVEL; encoded by the coding sequence ATGCGATCTGATCTCGTTTCGGAGCCCGGCGACACGAACCGCCCCAACGAGGACTTCGCCGGTGTCGGACTACCCGCTTCCGGACAGGGCGGTTGCGTGATCGTCCTGGACGGGGTGACTCCGCCGCGGGGTGAGACGGGGTGTCTGCATTCCGTCCCCTGGTTCACCGCGCGGCTCGGCGGCGCACTGACCGAACTGACCGTTTCGGGGCGAGATCTGACGCTCCCGGAGGTACTTTCACGGGCCATCGCCCGGACCGCCGAGGCCCACGCGGGCACCTGTGACCTTTCTCACCCGCGCACCCCGCAGGCAACCGTGACCCTGGCCCGCTGGGCCGCCGACGCGGTCGAGTACCTGGTGCTGTCCGACTCCGCGCTGCTCCTGAAGGCCCCCGACGGCACGGTCACCCCGGTCCTGGACGACCGTCTGGCCCGGCTCCCGCGCTCCGCGCTCGCCACCGACGCCCTGGTGGACGCGAACCTGCGCAACAAGGAGGGCGGCTTCTTCACGGCGGCCGCCGAGCCCGCGGTGGCCGCCCGCGCGGTCACCGGCACCGTGCCGCGGGGCGAGGTCCGCGCCCTGGCCGCCCTGACGGACGGAGCGACCCGCTGGACGGAGAAGTTCCGTGAGGGCGACTGGACGGCCCTGTTCGACATCGTCGAGAAGGAGGGCGCCCGCTCACTGCTGGACCGGGTGCGGGAGCTGGAGACGGCGGACAGCGAGCAGCGGGCGTTCCTGCGGCGCAGCAAGACGCACGACGACGCGACGGTGGTGTACGTGGAGCTGTAG
- a CDS encoding AurF N-oxygenase family protein, whose translation MTTLTEADALDGLRDALGLLKDREQVAERLLVSSAKHSFDPDKELDWDAPFEEGKWFWPPELVSLYDTPMWQRMSEDQRILLSQHEAAALASLGIWFELILMQLLVRHIYDKAATSAHVRYALTEIEDECRHSKMFARLISHGGTPWYPVSRAHQNLGRVFKTISTTPGSFTATLLGEEVLDWMQRLTFPDERVQPLIRGVTRIHVVEEARHVRYAREELRRQMLTAPKWSQEFTRVTSGEFARVFSVAFVNPEVYTNVGLDKREAMAQVKASGHRREVMQTGAKRLTDFLDDIGVLRGVGRRLWRSSGLLA comes from the coding sequence ATGACGACGCTGACGGAAGCGGACGCGCTGGACGGCCTGCGCGATGCGCTCGGCCTGCTCAAGGACCGGGAACAGGTGGCCGAACGGCTGCTCGTCTCCTCCGCCAAGCACTCCTTCGACCCGGACAAGGAGCTGGACTGGGACGCGCCCTTCGAGGAGGGCAAGTGGTTCTGGCCGCCGGAGCTGGTGTCGCTGTACGACACGCCGATGTGGCAGCGGATGAGCGAGGACCAGCGGATCCTGCTCTCCCAGCACGAGGCGGCGGCGCTGGCCTCGCTCGGCATCTGGTTCGAGCTGATCCTGATGCAGCTCCTCGTCCGGCACATCTACGACAAGGCGGCGACGAGCGCCCACGTCCGCTACGCGCTGACCGAGATCGAGGACGAGTGCCGGCACTCGAAGATGTTCGCCCGGCTGATCTCGCACGGCGGCACGCCCTGGTACCCGGTCAGCCGGGCCCACCAGAACCTCGGCCGCGTCTTCAAGACCATCTCCACCACCCCCGGTTCCTTCACGGCGACCCTGCTCGGTGAGGAGGTCCTGGACTGGATGCAGCGGCTGACCTTCCCGGACGAGCGCGTCCAGCCGCTGATCAGGGGCGTCACTCGGATCCATGTGGTGGAGGAGGCCCGGCATGTGCGGTACGCGCGTGAGGAGCTGCGGCGGCAGATGCTGACCGCCCCCAAGTGGTCCCAGGAGTTCACCCGGGTCACCTCGGGCGAGTTCGCCCGCGTCTTCTCGGTCGCCTTCGTCAATCCTGAGGTGTACACGAACGTCGGGCTGGACAAGCGGGAGGCGATGGCCCAGGTGAAGGCGAGCGGGCACCGGCGGGAGGTCATGCAGACGGGGGCCAAGCGGCTTACGGACTTCCTGGACGATATTGGGGTGTTGCGGGGGGTCGGGCGGCGATTGTGGAGGTCGTCGGGGCTGCTGGCGTAG
- a CDS encoding ferritin-like domain-containing protein translates to MPTQDLYANDPGDHLWQVPASGAARFNWEYDDGRDRLLALYQKGKDKQWDGQKRIDWDLEVDPYDALGTPEESMTLYGTPYWDKMTDKDKGELRRHFASWQFSQFLHGEQGAMICAARIVESVPDLDAKFYSATQTMDEARHAEIYARFLHEKIGLVYPINDNLQSLLGDTLRDSRWDMPYLGMQVLIEGLALAAFGMIRDTTNKPLPKQILAYVMQDEARHVAFGRMALRDYYKQLTDAELREREEFVIEGCYLMRDRLRGEEVLENFGIPRAEAEVLSERSEFLQLFRKLLFSRIVPCVKDIGLWGKRLQQAYLDMGVFDLGDANLDLLMAQDEELADQLDAERFAAEERERVAEVQEAVEAGAAEG, encoded by the coding sequence ATGCCGACCCAAGACCTGTACGCCAACGACCCCGGTGACCACCTCTGGCAGGTGCCCGCCAGCGGCGCGGCCCGGTTCAACTGGGAGTACGACGACGGCCGCGACCGGCTGCTCGCCCTGTACCAGAAGGGCAAGGACAAGCAGTGGGACGGGCAGAAGCGCATCGACTGGGACCTGGAGGTCGATCCGTACGACGCGCTCGGCACCCCCGAGGAGTCCATGACCCTGTACGGCACGCCGTACTGGGACAAGATGACGGACAAGGACAAGGGCGAGCTGCGCCGGCACTTCGCCTCCTGGCAGTTCAGCCAGTTCCTGCACGGCGAGCAGGGCGCGATGATCTGCGCGGCGCGGATCGTGGAGTCGGTGCCCGACCTGGACGCCAAGTTCTACTCCGCGACCCAGACCATGGACGAGGCCCGGCATGCCGAGATCTACGCCCGGTTCCTGCACGAGAAGATCGGGCTCGTCTATCCCATCAACGACAACCTGCAGTCCCTGCTCGGCGACACGCTCCGGGACAGCCGGTGGGACATGCCGTACCTGGGCATGCAGGTGCTCATCGAAGGGCTCGCGCTGGCCGCGTTCGGGATGATCCGGGACACCACGAACAAGCCGCTGCCCAAGCAGATCCTGGCCTACGTCATGCAGGACGAGGCCCGGCACGTGGCCTTCGGCCGGATGGCACTCAGGGACTACTACAAGCAGCTCACCGACGCCGAACTGCGCGAGCGCGAGGAGTTCGTCATCGAGGGCTGCTATCTGATGCGCGACCGGCTGCGGGGAGAGGAGGTGCTGGAGAACTTCGGCATCCCCAGGGCCGAGGCGGAGGTGCTGAGCGAGCGCTCCGAGTTCCTCCAGCTCTTCCGCAAGCTGCTGTTCAGCCGGATCGTGCCCTGCGTCAAGGACATCGGTCTGTGGGGCAAGCGGCTCCAGCAGGCCTACCTCGACATGGGCGTCTTCGACCTGGGTGACGCCAACCTGGACCTGCTCATGGCCCAGGACGAGGAACTGGCCGACCAGCTGGACGCGGAGCGCTTCGCCGCCGAGGAGCGGGAGCGGGTGGCGGAGGTGCAGGAGGCCGTCGAGGCGGGGGCCGCCGAGGGCTGA
- a CDS encoding roadblock/LC7 domain-containing protein, which yields MTAPSTFGLSSEARNLHWLLTNLVEEVPGIQSVAVVSSDGLLLLSSDPARTAASREKRPVKGPKGSAADLATIVSGIGSLTVGAAKLMEFGGVRHTMVAMEEGSLFVMSISDGSLLGVHGSAECDMSVVAYHMALFVGRAGHVLTPELRSELRKSLEAESTGSTR from the coding sequence TTGACCGCGCCCAGCACCTTCGGACTGAGCAGTGAGGCCCGCAACCTGCACTGGCTGTTGACCAACCTGGTGGAGGAAGTACCCGGCATCCAGTCCGTCGCCGTAGTGTCCTCGGACGGCCTGCTGCTGCTCTCGTCCGACCCCGCCCGCACTGCCGCATCCCGGGAGAAGCGCCCGGTGAAGGGCCCGAAGGGCTCCGCCGCCGACCTCGCCACCATCGTCTCCGGCATCGGCAGTCTGACCGTCGGCGCGGCCAAGCTGATGGAGTTCGGCGGGGTCAGGCACACGATGGTCGCCATGGAGGAGGGCAGCCTGTTCGTGATGTCCATCAGCGACGGCTCCCTGCTCGGCGTGCACGGCTCCGCCGAGTGCGACATGAGCGTGGTGGCGTACCACATGGCCCTGTTCGTCGGCCGCGCCGGCCACGTCCTGACCCCCGAACTCCGCAGCGAGCTGCGGAAATCCCTGGAAGCCGAGTCGACGGGAAGCACCCGATGA
- a CDS encoding DUF742 domain-containing protein, translating into MSGTQKKLPIRGGDRKPARVRPYSLTGGRTRFGHVLLVETFVASTAALEAPEERKELTNGSLTTRVMPEMRAIVELCRRMRTVAEIAALLKMPLGVVRVLLSDLADQGKIRVYGTGTGHGTGRPDRALLERVLSGLRRL; encoded by the coding sequence ATGAGCGGCACGCAGAAGAAACTCCCCATACGCGGCGGCGATCGCAAACCCGCCCGTGTCCGCCCCTATTCGCTCACCGGCGGCCGTACCCGTTTCGGCCACGTCCTCCTCGTGGAGACGTTCGTGGCCAGCACAGCGGCTCTCGAAGCCCCCGAGGAGCGCAAGGAACTGACGAACGGCTCCCTCACCACCCGGGTCATGCCGGAGATGCGGGCCATCGTCGAACTGTGCCGCCGTATGCGCACGGTGGCCGAGATCGCCGCGCTGCTGAAGATGCCGCTCGGCGTGGTCCGCGTGCTCCTGAGCGACCTCGCTGACCAGGGAAAGATCCGTGTGTACGGCACCGGAACGGGTCACGGCACCGGCCGCCCGGACCGCGCTCTGCTGGAAAGGGTGCTGAGTGGACTCCGTCGTCTCTGA
- a CDS encoding sensor histidine kinase yields the protein MRAPVQKKRPRRTGRQTDPVGTAQQTPVGTGRPTHVRTRLIVAVAVVAAAIAGAGAPSLLTASGNVSDSQDLVTLAGRTQDALALAHSLADERDEVTSYIAAGRPKAKAPSEDRSARVDHQVDDLRADADTPASLRSALDGIDAVRQAALTGRSTALQTHQAYSATIAALHRLAEQLAEQSPPRAGSGAHALAELDTAVQQSAAARGLLLAALNVPATTRTVINPVTGLPTTISTATEADRKQRDALSAAAQQARLRSDAALAGFRETAPQSAVDSYDSTVTGSDVNSAEKYLAALTAQPTLTDSQLTTSIKKLDAALSARVDLMTGAESALYDHRTKDLAKLRDDDVTALEIRIAVLGALMLVAVGIATAMARTLTRPLSVLRRGSARLAEPGDPAAREPIAFTGRNDEFAQVVRSVNALHAHAAALREQTVAAHERVATLETDRKHLVGQRQKMADAREALRAELADSAAQLERLRTSISGTFVNLALRTLGLVERQLAVIEGLEEREQDPDRLATLFKLDHFATVMRRHSENLLVLAGTEHVQQHHGPVPLVDVVRAAVSEIERYERVRIASLPPHAHVAGFAADDLSHLLAELMENATSFSPPDVPVEVSGWLLESGEVMLSVQDEGIGMATDRLGVLNGRLADFDPESHYDNEGETGLGLGLYVVARLAHRHGVRVQLREQKQGGIAAVVVLPATLLTEAPPIALPPQTTSMSSTGTFSLPGADAEVNSNILHGRTKGTDPLVALAEEAVRAEAAATGTDPEAARSATGTPAEEPAAVSDPAAVHEQAAPAVAEHTETRPKAPAETYAETTMELLLPDLTQDPPPAETHTAPTATAMATTALPPSPTDPAASDGGDAARAEAPQEPAEAERLTAKGLPKRTPRITAPAQAPRQRTGSVDAEALRRRLGGFRSGAQAGYRAVAEEITERTEDTTGGTVEEASS from the coding sequence ATGCGAGCACCGGTGCAGAAAAAGCGGCCTCGGCGCACAGGCAGGCAGACGGACCCCGTGGGGACCGCCCAGCAGACCCCCGTGGGCACCGGCCGTCCCACCCATGTGCGCACCCGGTTGATCGTCGCCGTCGCCGTGGTGGCCGCCGCCATCGCCGGTGCCGGGGCGCCTTCCCTGCTCACCGCCTCCGGAAACGTCAGCGACTCCCAGGACCTGGTGACGCTGGCCGGCCGCACCCAGGACGCGCTCGCCCTCGCCCACTCGCTGGCCGACGAGCGCGACGAGGTCACCTCCTACATCGCGGCCGGACGCCCCAAGGCGAAGGCCCCCTCCGAGGACCGCAGCGCCCGCGTCGACCACCAGGTGGACGACCTGCGCGCCGACGCCGACACCCCGGCGAGCCTGCGCAGCGCACTCGACGGCATCGACGCCGTCCGCCAGGCCGCGCTCACCGGACGGAGCACGGCCCTCCAGACCCACCAGGCGTACTCGGCGACGATCGCCGCCCTGCACCGGCTCGCCGAGCAGCTGGCCGAGCAGTCGCCCCCGCGGGCCGGCTCCGGCGCCCATGCGCTCGCCGAACTGGACACCGCCGTCCAGCAGTCCGCCGCCGCCCGCGGCCTGCTGCTGGCCGCGCTGAACGTGCCGGCCACCACCCGGACCGTCATCAACCCGGTCACCGGCCTGCCGACCACCATCTCCACCGCGACCGAGGCCGACCGCAAGCAGCGCGACGCGCTCAGCGCCGCCGCCCAGCAGGCCCGGCTGCGCTCCGACGCGGCTCTCGCCGGCTTCCGCGAGACCGCCCCGCAGTCCGCCGTCGACTCCTACGACTCCACGGTCACCGGCTCCGACGTCAACTCGGCCGAGAAGTACCTGGCCGCCCTCACCGCCCAGCCCACCCTCACCGACAGCCAGCTGACCACCAGCATCAAGAAGCTGGACGCGGCCCTGTCCGCCAGAGTCGACCTGATGACCGGCGCGGAATCGGCCCTCTACGACCACCGCACCAAGGACCTGGCGAAGCTCCGGGACGACGACGTCACGGCGCTGGAGATCCGCATCGCCGTCCTCGGCGCGCTGATGCTGGTGGCGGTCGGCATCGCGACGGCCATGGCCCGTACGCTGACCCGCCCGCTGTCCGTCCTGCGCCGCGGCTCGGCCCGCCTTGCGGAGCCCGGGGACCCGGCGGCCCGGGAGCCGATCGCCTTCACCGGCCGCAACGACGAGTTCGCCCAGGTGGTCCGCTCGGTCAACGCCCTGCACGCGCACGCGGCGGCCCTGCGCGAGCAGACCGTCGCCGCCCATGAGCGGGTCGCCACCCTGGAGACCGACCGCAAGCACCTGGTCGGCCAGCGCCAGAAGATGGCTGACGCCCGCGAGGCGCTCCGCGCCGAACTGGCCGATTCCGCAGCCCAGTTGGAGCGCCTGCGCACCAGCATCAGCGGCACGTTCGTCAACCTGGCGCTGCGCACGCTGGGCCTGGTCGAGCGGCAACTGGCCGTCATCGAGGGCCTGGAGGAGCGCGAGCAGGACCCCGACCGGCTGGCCACCCTCTTCAAGCTCGACCACTTCGCCACGGTCATGCGCCGGCACAGCGAGAACCTCCTGGTCCTCGCCGGCACCGAGCATGTGCAGCAGCACCACGGCCCGGTCCCGCTGGTCGACGTCGTCCGCGCGGCGGTCAGCGAGATCGAGCGCTACGAACGCGTGCGCATCGCCTCCCTCCCGCCGCACGCCCACGTGGCCGGCTTCGCGGCCGACGACCTCTCCCACCTCCTGGCCGAGCTGATGGAGAACGCCACCTCGTTCTCCCCGCCGGACGTCCCGGTGGAGGTCTCCGGCTGGCTCCTGGAGAGCGGCGAAGTGATGCTCTCGGTCCAGGACGAGGGCATCGGCATGGCGACGGACCGCCTCGGCGTCCTCAACGGCCGCCTGGCCGACTTCGACCCCGAGTCCCACTACGACAACGAGGGCGAGACCGGTCTCGGCCTCGGCCTCTACGTCGTCGCCCGCCTCGCCCACCGCCACGGCGTGCGCGTGCAGCTGCGCGAGCAGAAGCAGGGCGGCATCGCGGCGGTGGTGGTCCTCCCCGCCACCCTCCTCACCGAGGCCCCGCCGATCGCGCTGCCCCCGCAGACCACGTCCATGAGCAGCACCGGCACGTTCTCCCTCCCGGGCGCCGACGCCGAGGTCAACTCCAACATCCTCCACGGCCGCACGAAGGGCACCGACCCACTGGTGGCCCTGGCGGAAGAGGCGGTACGGGCGGAAGCGGCGGCCACCGGCACCGACCCGGAGGCAGCCCGGTCCGCCACCGGCACCCCGGCCGAGGAGCCCGCCGCCGTAAGCGATCCCGCCGCCGTGCACGAGCAGGCCGCCCCGGCCGTCGCCGAGCACACGGAGACCCGCCCGAAGGCCCCGGCGGAGACCTACGCCGAGACGACCATGGAGCTCCTGCTCCCGGACCTGACACAGGACCCTCCGCCCGCCGAAACGCACACAGCGCCCACGGCAACGGCAATGGCGACGACAGCGCTTCCGCCGTCGCCCACGGACCCGGCGGCCAGCGACGGAGGGGACGCCGCACGGGCTGAGGCTCCGCAGGAACCCGCCGAGGCGGAGCGGCTCACGGCCAAGGGCCTCCCCAAGCGCACACCCAGGATCACCGCACCGGCCCAGGCCCCGCGCCAGCGGACCGGCTCTGTCGACGCGGAAGCGCTCCGCCGCAGGCTGGGCGGCTTCCGCAGCGGCGCCCAGGCCGGCTACCGCGCCGTAGCGGAGGAGATCACAGAACGTACGGAAGACACCACGGGGGGCACTGTCGAGGAGGCAAGCAGTTGA
- a CDS encoding TetR/AcrR family transcriptional regulator yields MTPAATPAYRRLSVEERRSQLLAAALTLFAHRAPEDVSLDDVAEAAGVSRPLVYRYFPGGKQQLYEAALRSAAEELRQCFDEPLQGPLLRRLSRALDRYLAFVDEHDTGFSALLQGGSVVETSRTTATVDGVRRAAAEHIYRHLGVAEPGPRLRMTVRMWITAVEGASLIWLDEDKQPPVEELRDWLVDQFVAMLTVTAGRDPQTAALVGALAGDGRN; encoded by the coding sequence ATGACCCCGGCCGCCACCCCCGCCTACCGTCGGCTCAGTGTCGAGGAGCGACGCAGCCAGCTCCTCGCCGCCGCGCTCACCCTCTTCGCGCACCGCGCCCCCGAGGACGTGTCGCTGGACGACGTGGCGGAGGCGGCCGGAGTGTCGCGGCCGCTGGTGTACCGGTACTTCCCGGGCGGCAAGCAGCAGCTGTACGAGGCCGCGCTGCGGTCGGCCGCCGAAGAGCTGCGGCAGTGCTTCGACGAACCCCTTCAGGGGCCGCTGCTGCGCCGGCTGTCCCGGGCCCTGGACCGCTATCTGGCCTTCGTCGACGAACACGACACCGGCTTCAGCGCGCTGCTCCAGGGCGGCAGTGTGGTGGAGACGTCACGGACCACGGCCACCGTGGACGGCGTACGCCGGGCCGCCGCCGAGCACATCTACCGGCATCTCGGCGTCGCCGAGCCCGGCCCCCGGCTGCGGATGACCGTCCGGATGTGGATCACGGCCGTCGAGGGAGCCTCCCTGATCTGGCTGGACGAGGACAAGCAGCCCCCGGTCGAGGAGCTGCGCGACTGGCTGGTGGACCAGTTCGTGGCCATGCTCACCGTCACCGCGGGCCGGGACCCGCAGACGGCGGCCCTCGTCGGCGCGCTCGCCGGGGATGGCCGAAACTGA
- a CDS encoding styrene monooxygenase/indole monooxygenase family protein, translated as MRKILVVGAGQSGLQLALGLQSHGYEVTLMSNRTADEIRTGRVMSTQCMFDTALQHERDLQLNFWESQAPKIEGLGVSVAAPGSHDPGPTQRAIDWVGRLDGYAQSVDQRVKMAGWMETFAQRGGQLVIHGAAVGDLDYFSRAYDLVLVSAGKGELVQMFGRDASRSPYSEPQRALAVAYVHGLGPRPEHPEYDAVRCNLVPGVGELFVMPTLTTSGRADILFWEGIPGGPLDVFNGVKDPAEHLSLTLELMEKFTPWEYARATKVELTDAGGTLAGRYAPTVRNPIGRLPGGGLVLGVADVVVANDPITGQGSNSASKCAAAYLAAILEHGDKEFDEAWMQAAFDRYWSTAQHVTKWTNAMLAPPPEHILNLIGAAGKLQPVADRFANAFNDPADFENFFYEPEKTQAYLTSVAGA; from the coding sequence ATGCGGAAGATACTCGTCGTCGGAGCCGGTCAGTCCGGTCTCCAGCTCGCCCTCGGCCTGCAGTCGCACGGCTACGAGGTCACCCTGATGTCGAACCGGACCGCGGACGAGATCCGCACCGGCCGGGTCATGTCGACGCAGTGCATGTTCGACACGGCACTGCAGCACGAGCGCGATCTCCAGCTGAACTTCTGGGAGTCCCAGGCCCCGAAGATCGAAGGACTCGGCGTCTCCGTCGCCGCCCCCGGCTCGCACGACCCGGGCCCCACCCAGCGGGCCATCGACTGGGTGGGCAGGCTCGACGGGTACGCGCAGTCCGTCGACCAGCGGGTGAAGATGGCCGGCTGGATGGAGACCTTCGCACAGCGCGGCGGCCAGCTGGTCATCCACGGCGCGGCGGTCGGCGACCTCGACTACTTCTCCCGCGCCTACGACCTCGTCCTGGTCTCGGCCGGCAAGGGCGAGCTGGTCCAGATGTTCGGCCGCGACGCCTCCCGCTCCCCGTACAGCGAGCCGCAGCGCGCGCTGGCGGTGGCGTACGTCCACGGGCTGGGCCCGCGCCCGGAGCACCCGGAGTACGACGCGGTCCGCTGCAACCTGGTGCCGGGCGTGGGCGAGCTGTTCGTCATGCCAACGCTCACCACCTCCGGCCGCGCGGACATCCTGTTCTGGGAGGGCATACCCGGCGGCCCGCTCGACGTCTTCAACGGCGTCAAGGACCCGGCCGAGCATCTCTCCCTGACCCTGGAACTCATGGAGAAGTTCACGCCCTGGGAGTACGCGCGGGCGACGAAGGTCGAGCTGACGGACGCGGGCGGCACGCTGGCGGGCCGCTACGCCCCGACGGTCCGCAACCCCATCGGCCGGCTGCCGGGCGGCGGCCTGGTCCTGGGCGTGGCCGACGTCGTCGTCGCCAACGACCCGATCACCGGCCAGGGCTCCAACTCGGCGTCCAAGTGCGCCGCCGCGTACCTCGCCGCCATCCTCGAACACGGGGACAAGGAGTTCGACGAGGCCTGGATGCAGGCGGCCTTCGACCGCTACTGGAGCACCGCCCAGCACGTCACCAAGTGGACCAACGCGATGCTGGCGCCCCCGCCGGAGCACATCCTGAACCTCATCGGCGCGGCCGGGAAGCTCCAGCCGGTGGCGGACCGTTTCGCCAACGCCTTCAACGACCCGGCGGACTTCGAGAACTTCTTCTACGAGCCGGAGAAGACGCAGGCCTACCTGACCTCGGTGGCGGGAGCCTGA
- a CDS encoding GTP-binding protein produces MDSVVSDAAASAFGGTPLVAGFAEPDEDLRSWQTDRTRAPIATKIVVAGGFGVGKTTLVTAVSEITPLQTEALMTEASEETDDLSATPGKLTTTVAMDFGRITLDDDLVLYLFGTPGQQRFWFMWDDLVRGAIGAVVMADTRRLKDCFPALDYFESCGLPYVVAVNHFDDSELFEPEDVREALTIPAHIPVMIMDARRRISAIETLLALVGHALDETPE; encoded by the coding sequence GTGGACTCCGTCGTCTCTGACGCCGCCGCCTCCGCCTTCGGAGGCACCCCCCTCGTCGCCGGTTTCGCCGAGCCCGACGAGGACCTGAGGTCCTGGCAGACGGACCGTACGAGGGCCCCCATCGCGACGAAGATAGTCGTGGCGGGCGGCTTCGGCGTCGGCAAGACCACCCTGGTCACCGCCGTCTCGGAGATCACGCCTCTGCAGACCGAGGCACTGATGACCGAGGCGAGCGAGGAGACCGACGACCTCTCCGCCACGCCGGGTAAGCTCACCACCACCGTGGCCATGGACTTCGGCCGCATCACGCTCGACGACGACCTGGTGCTCTACCTGTTCGGCACGCCGGGCCAGCAGCGGTTCTGGTTCATGTGGGACGACCTGGTGCGCGGCGCGATCGGCGCCGTCGTCATGGCCGACACCCGCCGCTTGAAGGACTGTTTCCCCGCGCTGGACTACTTCGAGAGCTGCGGACTGCCGTACGTCGTCGCCGTCAACCACTTCGACGACAGCGAGCTGTTCGAGCCGGAGGACGTACGGGAGGCGCTGACCATACCCGCGCACATCCCTGTCATGATCATGGATGCGCGACGGCGGATTTCGGCCATCGAGACACTGCTGGCCCTGGTCGGCCACGCGCTGGACGAAACCCCCGAGTAG